One segment of Alkaliphilus flagellatus DNA contains the following:
- the ptsP gene encoding phosphoenolpyruvate--protein phosphotransferase — protein MFKGTAASPGIAIGKALVYKDVDLNIDKLNISEVENENKKLHDAIEKTKIQLRAIKKEATKKLGTEQAQIFEAHLMVLEDPELLSQIKDKVNNEKINVEYATKDIIDNFVSLFESMDDEYMRERAADIKDVGIRILKNLLGIEIVNLALLSDEIILVAHDLTPSDTATMNRDKVLGFVTDIGGRTSHTAIMARSLEVPAVVGLKNITSTINDGDTIVFDGEDGVVHVNPTENVLSLFQQKKKDYEVTRRDLEALKGMPTVSKDGRVVELAANIGTPKDIKGVIENSGEGIGLYRTEFLYMNRNSMPTEEEQFQAYKEVLEGMEGKPVIIRTLDIGGDKELPYLNLPKEMNPFLGYRAIRICLDQTEIFKVQLRALLRASVYGNLKIMYPMISSVEEVRDANKILEEVKNELDREYISYSKSIEVGIMVEIPAAAVIGDLLIKEVDFFSIGTNDLIQYTKAVDRMNEKISYLYDPFNPAILRMIKMIIDYAHEGGKWVGMCGEMAGDKNLIPILLGLGLDEFSMSAVSILPARKIISEISYSDMKKIAEVTLTLPTSDEIKEYIKDQLK, from the coding sequence ATGTTTAAAGGAACCGCAGCTTCACCAGGTATTGCTATAGGAAAAGCATTAGTTTATAAAGATGTGGATTTAAACATTGACAAATTAAATATTTCAGAAGTAGAAAATGAAAATAAAAAATTGCATGATGCTATTGAAAAAACAAAAATACAACTAAGGGCTATCAAGAAAGAAGCCACAAAAAAACTTGGCACCGAACAAGCTCAAATATTTGAGGCCCATTTAATGGTATTAGAAGACCCAGAGCTACTTTCTCAAATAAAGGATAAAGTTAATAATGAAAAAATTAATGTAGAATATGCTACAAAGGATATAATAGATAACTTTGTTTCTTTATTTGAAAGTATGGATGATGAATATATGAGGGAAAGGGCAGCTGATATAAAGGATGTAGGAATAAGAATATTAAAAAACCTATTAGGTATTGAAATAGTTAACTTAGCATTATTATCAGATGAAATTATTTTAGTTGCGCATGACCTTACACCTTCAGACACTGCTACAATGAATAGGGATAAGGTACTAGGCTTTGTAACAGACATAGGAGGAAGAACAAGCCATACAGCTATTATGGCAAGATCTTTAGAAGTGCCAGCAGTTGTTGGATTAAAAAATATAACCTCTACTATCAATGATGGAGATACAATAGTATTTGATGGAGAAGATGGAGTTGTGCATGTTAATCCAACAGAGAATGTATTATCTTTATTCCAGCAGAAAAAGAAAGATTATGAAGTAACAAGAAGAGATCTTGAGGCTTTAAAAGGAATGCCAACGGTTTCGAAGGATGGAAGAGTTGTAGAGTTAGCAGCTAATATTGGGACACCAAAGGATATAAAAGGTGTTATAGAAAATAGTGGAGAAGGAATTGGTCTTTATCGTACAGAGTTTTTATATATGAATCGTAATAGTATGCCAACGGAAGAAGAACAATTCCAAGCATATAAGGAAGTTTTAGAAGGTATGGAAGGAAAACCGGTAATCATTAGAACTTTAGATATTGGTGGGGATAAAGAATTACCATATTTAAATCTTCCAAAGGAAATGAATCCATTTTTAGGATACAGGGCAATACGCATATGCTTAGATCAAACGGAAATTTTTAAAGTCCAATTGAGAGCATTACTTAGAGCCAGTGTTTATGGTAACCTAAAAATTATGTACCCGATGATTTCATCTGTAGAAGAAGTAAGGGATGCTAATAAAATTTTAGAAGAAGTTAAAAATGAGCTAGACAGAGAATATATTTCATATAGTAAGTCTATTGAAGTTGGAATAATGGTAGAAATACCAGCGGCGGCAGTAATTGGAGACCTTTTAATTAAGGAAGTAGATTTCTTTAGTATAGGAACTAACGATTTAATTCAATATACTAAGGCAGTAGATAGAATGAATGAGAAAATAAGTTATTTATATGACCCTTTTAATCCTGCAATTTTAAGAATGATAAAAATGATAATAGATTATGCCCATGAAGGTGGCAAGTGGGTAGGTATGTGCGGTGAAATGGCTGGAGATAAAAACCTTATTCCTATTCTACTTGGATTAGGATTAGATGAGTTTTCTATGAGTGCCGTATCTATTTTACCTGCAAGAAAGATTATAAGTGAGATTTCATATAGTGATATGAAAAAAATTGCTGAAGTAACTTTAACGCTTCCTACTTCAGATGAGATAAAAGAATATATAAAGGATCAGCTTAAATAA
- a CDS encoding HPr family phosphocarrier protein, whose product MLEKKITIKNATGVHARPASLLVKEATRFKSDCFLIKGDKEYNCRSIMSIMGMGARQGDEVTLKVLGEDEKEAFEAISDLIERGFDE is encoded by the coding sequence ATGTTAGAAAAGAAAATAACTATTAAAAATGCTACAGGAGTACATGCTAGACCAGCGAGTTTACTGGTTAAGGAAGCTACAAGATTTAAGTCAGATTGCTTCCTAATTAAGGGCGACAAAGAATATAACTGCAGAAGTATTATGAGTATAATGGGTATGGGTGCAAGACAAGGAGACGAAGTTACTTTGAAGGTATTAGGAGAAGACGAGAAAGAAGCCTTTGAAGCAATATCAGATTTAATCGAAAGAGGCTTCGATGAATAA
- a CDS encoding PTS sugar transporter subunit IIA, whose amino-acid sequence MFGLFKNKKNVLVVGAPLTGRLINIEEVPDEVFAGKMVGDGMAIEPVEGKVVSPVDGEVIQVFPTKHAIGIKSINGIEILIHIGLETVSLDGKGFETHINVGDEVKKGQLILTFDLEYIKSNAKSTISPIVITNMDDLEKLEKMKSGEVSQSDVIMNITKK is encoded by the coding sequence ATGTTTGGATTATTTAAGAATAAAAAAAATGTACTAGTAGTTGGAGCACCATTAACAGGAAGGCTGATTAATATTGAGGAAGTGCCAGATGAGGTTTTTGCAGGTAAAATGGTTGGGGATGGTATGGCTATTGAGCCAGTAGAAGGTAAAGTAGTGTCACCAGTGGATGGTGAAGTGATACAAGTGTTTCCTACAAAGCACGCAATCGGTATTAAGTCTATTAACGGTATAGAAATATTAATCCATATTGGTTTAGAAACAGTTTCACTAGATGGAAAAGGTTTTGAAACTCATATAAATGTTGGAGATGAAGTTAAAAAAGGCCAGCTTATATTGACCTTCGATTTAGAATATATAAAAAGTAATGCTAAGTCAACTATATCTCCTATTGTTATTACTAATATGGATGATTTAGAAAAACTAGAAAAAATGAAATCAGGAGAAGTAAGCCAAAGTGATGTAATTATGAATATAACTAAAAAATAA
- a CDS encoding PRD domain-containing protein — translation MYIIKKTLNNNVVIATKNDLQYILVGKGIGFAKKENDIINDENSIEKVFVSLDIFNNKDIDEAILGVAQEIIAIAENDLGENLNNRIHVGLTDHIHFAIKRIYDGINITNPFLSQTKALYEEEYNIAAKAVELIRERIGIDVPEDEIGFIALHIRASRPNMQD, via the coding sequence GTGTACATTATTAAAAAAACATTAAATAATAATGTAGTAATTGCTACTAAAAATGACCTTCAATACATTTTGGTGGGTAAAGGTATAGGATTTGCTAAAAAGGAAAATGACATAATTAATGATGAAAATAGCATTGAGAAGGTATTTGTTTCATTAGATATTTTTAACAATAAAGATATTGATGAGGCGATTTTAGGTGTAGCTCAGGAGATTATCGCTATAGCAGAAAATGATTTAGGTGAAAATTTAAATAATCGTATTCATGTTGGGCTAACTGATCATATTCACTTTGCTATTAAAAGAATCTATGATGGAATAAATATTACTAATCCTTTTTTAAGTCAAACTAAGGCTTTATACGAAGAGGAATATAATATTGCTGCTAAGGCTGTTGAACTAATACGTGAACGGATAGGAATAGATGTCCCAGAAGATGAAATAGGGTTTATTGCTCTTCATATTCGGGCAAGTAGACCTAATATGCAAGATTAA
- a CDS encoding HD domain-containing phosphohydrolase: MKLKHKLPLVSILLLIVAFVSLWLGTQRTALNFIMDYQHKMSLLNIETRTKDIEHSINDGKHKLKRIIDKLDITHLNWQKNSPYFYNELEGSAFDKIGLVYSDRTYNITGSDVLGDLSDREYLEQVFEGEIVISDPIYSRSDGTYQIVIGIPVNNNYEVVGAVIGTIPMINIEEIIHSLNIEGRGYGFLINKHGNVILHPKSDEIPYDNFFQYSGIDRFHAKNGYIPYENFNKIKKYAFFKELEGTELFIVISINQSDLYSPITRIFNKNLMIFSLVLILVLFLTNILIKKMLKPINSLIDGMKKVEDGEYILQVPVDKMDEIGDIAIQFNKTIEAISFRDEELQALNEELAASFEEINQTSDKLLQSYFDIIRALVTAMELKDSYTKGHSERVMEYSLMLGKKINLTGKELEILRHGSILHDIGKLGIPDNILLKPDKLSDEEYQFIQKHPEKGEAFIGNLEFLQDSLSIIRNHHERIDGMGYPDGLKGDEIPQLVKIVTIADSYDAMITNRAYKKPLNKEEAIKELIKYKEIQFDSYLVDKFIEAILES, from the coding sequence ATGAAGTTAAAACATAAACTGCCATTAGTGAGTATTTTATTATTAATAGTCGCCTTTGTTTCTTTGTGGTTAGGAACCCAAAGAACAGCATTAAATTTTATTATGGATTATCAGCATAAGATGTCTCTTTTAAATATTGAAACACGAACCAAAGATATAGAACATAGTATTAACGATGGGAAACATAAATTGAAACGTATTATCGATAAATTAGATATTACTCATTTAAACTGGCAGAAAAATTCACCTTATTTTTATAATGAATTAGAAGGTAGTGCATTTGATAAAATAGGTCTAGTTTATAGTGATAGAACCTATAATATTACAGGAAGTGATGTTTTAGGAGATCTTTCTGATAGAGAATATTTAGAGCAAGTATTTGAAGGGGAAATTGTTATTTCTGATCCCATATATTCTAGATCTGATGGAACATATCAAATTGTTATTGGTATCCCTGTAAATAATAATTATGAAGTAGTAGGAGCAGTAATTGGTACAATTCCTATGATCAATATTGAAGAAATCATTCACTCCTTAAATATAGAAGGACGTGGCTATGGATTTTTAATAAACAAGCATGGAAATGTGATTTTACATCCCAAATCTGATGAGATCCCATATGACAATTTTTTTCAATATAGTGGTATAGATCGTTTTCATGCCAAAAATGGCTATATACCTTATGAAAATTTTAATAAAATTAAAAAGTATGCTTTTTTTAAGGAATTAGAAGGAACAGAGCTTTTTATAGTAATATCAATTAATCAAAGCGATTTGTACTCACCTATTACAAGGATTTTTAATAAGAATCTTATGATATTTTCGCTTGTTCTCATACTAGTTTTATTTTTGACTAATATACTTATAAAAAAGATGCTTAAACCTATTAATAGCTTAATAGATGGAATGAAAAAGGTTGAAGATGGAGAATATATTCTGCAAGTACCTGTAGATAAAATGGATGAAATTGGAGATATTGCAATACAGTTTAATAAAACTATAGAAGCAATTTCTTTTAGAGATGAAGAATTACAGGCATTAAATGAAGAGTTAGCAGCAAGTTTTGAAGAAATTAATCAAACTAGTGACAAATTATTACAGTCTTATTTTGATATAATTAGGGCCTTAGTAACAGCCATGGAGCTAAAAGATAGCTATACTAAGGGGCATAGTGAAAGAGTAATGGAGTATAGCTTGATGTTAGGCAAAAAAATAAATTTAACAGGTAAAGAGCTAGAGATACTACGGCATGGTAGCATTCTGCATGATATAGGAAAACTAGGAATTCCAGATAATATATTGTTAAAACCAGACAAACTAAGTGATGAGGAATATCAATTTATACAAAAACATCCAGAAAAAGGTGAGGCATTTATCGGAAATCTAGAGTTTTTACAGGATTCTCTATCAATTATACGTAATCATCATGAACGTATAGATGGGATGGGTTATCCAGATGGTCTTAAAGGTGACGAAATACCACAGTTAGTTAAAATTGTCACTATAGCAGATTCCTATGATGCAATGATTACTAACAGAGCATATAAAAAACCTTTAAATAAAGAAGAAGCTATTAAAGAACTAATAAAATATAAGGAAATTCAATTTGATTCTTATTTAGTGGATAAATTTATTGAAGCAATTTTAGAATCTTGA
- a CDS encoding response regulator, producing MITYKILILDFGKNSSTDMKNLLRNHGYEVVQRYIEDSYVENVLKEMPHIILINCFFDNKKPVEVYNILKNDERTRIIPIIASINSHNVEQKKKCISLGIDDYITYPLEEEDFILRIKNQTKLIEVQRQLTMCQHALEENLDMVEKQRNELEINLSLASKIQEALIPKSLGNIPNCSFTWTYQPSGRVGGDIFDVFMLDDDHLGLYMIDVMGHGVASSMLAVTLSETLILDVDRGSPLKRKINYPPYYEIISPLEVVNYLNKRFPFVKYNHYFTIFYMVLNIKTGVMKYVRAGHPTPLLVKDTGKIIELDAYGTPVGFEFSEGYEEKTVYFDSGDNLIIYTDGLMEVKDETGNPIEYEGIVNYIQKEADFVNGHLTMELNKLVRAQSSLKDDLSILEMRWIKFI from the coding sequence ATGATTACTTATAAAATTCTTATACTTGATTTTGGGAAAAATTCATCTACAGATATGAAGAATTTACTTAGAAACCACGGATATGAGGTAGTACAAAGATATATAGAAGATAGTTACGTAGAGAATGTATTAAAAGAAATGCCCCATATCATTTTAATAAATTGTTTTTTCGATAATAAAAAACCAGTGGAAGTATATAATATCTTGAAAAATGATGAGCGTACAAGAATAATACCTATTATTGCATCAATTAATTCACACAATGTAGAGCAAAAGAAAAAGTGTATTTCATTAGGAATAGATGACTATATAACCTATCCTTTAGAAGAAGAGGATTTTATTTTAAGAATAAAAAACCAGACTAAATTAATAGAAGTACAAAGACAATTAACTATGTGTCAACATGCCCTAGAAGAAAATTTAGATATGGTTGAAAAGCAAAGAAATGAATTAGAAATAAATCTGAGCTTAGCTTCAAAGATACAAGAAGCTCTTATACCTAAGTCCCTTGGAAACATACCTAATTGCTCCTTCACTTGGACTTACCAACCATCCGGAAGAGTTGGTGGAGATATATTTGATGTTTTTATGCTCGACGATGATCATCTTGGTTTATATATGATTGATGTTATGGGTCATGGAGTTGCTTCTTCCATGTTGGCTGTTACATTGTCGGAAACCTTAATTTTAGATGTGGATAGAGGATCACCTTTGAAAAGAAAGATAAACTATCCGCCATATTATGAAATTATATCACCATTGGAAGTTGTTAATTATTTAAACAAGAGATTTCCTTTTGTAAAGTATAATCATTACTTTACTATATTTTATATGGTTTTAAACATAAAAACAGGGGTAATGAAGTATGTAAGAGCTGGACATCCTACTCCTTTGCTAGTGAAGGATACAGGTAAGATAATAGAATTAGATGCCTATGGTACTCCAGTAGGTTTTGAATTTAGTGAGGGGTATGAGGAAAAAACAGTATACTTTGACTCGGGAGATAATCTAATTATTTACACAGATGGTTTGATGGAAGTAAAAGATGAAACTGGTAATCCAATTGAATATGAAGGTATTGTTAATTATATTCAAAAAGAAGCGGACTTTGTTAATGGGCACTTAACTATGGAATTAAATAAATTAGTAAGAGCACAATCTAGTTTAAAGGATGATTTGTCAATATTAGAGATGCGTTGGATAAAGTTTATTTAG
- the lpdA gene encoding dihydrolipoyl dehydrogenase, whose amino-acid sequence MKNYDVIILGAGPGGYVAAIRAAQLGAAVALIEKESIGGVCLNWGCIPTKTLLKSAKTYQNILHGEFYGIEGIESDKIKVNWQAMVDRKDKVVDKLVSGIEVLLKGNKIDIYKGFGEFIDKNHIKVGDETLYGKNMIIATGTSPKAPNIPGIKDSIDNGYMITAKGLLSMEELPKSMVILGGGVIAVEFATLMNALNVDVTLIQRSGRILSGMDAEMANTLTRQLKKSKVKVVTNTSLKAIDGKKVIVEVKGKEEIFEAEKILLSLGTTPNLDGLQKLDLKVGPSGIETNEKMETNIDGVYAIGDINGKYSLAHVASAEGIVAVENAMGGNEILNYNVIPSCVYTFPELASVGLTEEEAIEKGLDIVVNKFPVNANGKAMAEGDTIGFLKIIANKEYGEVLGVHIMASTATDMISEAVMVMELEGTAEDIAKAVHPHPTLSEMMMESAHGILGYPIHSLNKGK is encoded by the coding sequence GTGAAAAACTATGATGTAATAATATTAGGTGCAGGACCTGGGGGATATGTAGCTGCTATTAGAGCTGCACAATTAGGTGCTGCTGTAGCATTAATAGAGAAAGAATCTATTGGTGGGGTTTGTTTAAATTGGGGATGCATACCTACAAAAACTCTTTTAAAAAGTGCAAAAACCTATCAAAATATTTTACATGGAGAATTTTATGGTATTGAAGGGATAGAGTCGGACAAAATAAAAGTAAATTGGCAAGCAATGGTAGATCGTAAAGATAAAGTAGTAGACAAACTAGTTAGCGGTATAGAAGTATTACTTAAAGGTAATAAAATAGACATATATAAAGGTTTTGGAGAGTTTATTGACAAAAATCATATTAAAGTAGGAGACGAAACATTATATGGAAAGAATATGATAATTGCTACAGGTACAAGTCCAAAAGCTCCTAATATTCCAGGAATTAAGGACTCTATTGATAATGGCTATATGATTACAGCTAAAGGGCTACTTTCTATGGAGGAACTACCAAAATCTATGGTTATACTTGGTGGAGGAGTTATAGCTGTTGAGTTTGCTACTTTAATGAATGCTCTAAATGTAGATGTAACATTGATTCAGCGATCTGGTAGAATACTGTCTGGTATGGATGCTGAAATGGCTAATACTTTAACTAGACAATTAAAGAAAAGCAAGGTAAAGGTTGTTACAAATACATCCTTAAAGGCTATTGATGGCAAAAAGGTAATTGTAGAAGTAAAAGGTAAAGAAGAAATTTTTGAGGCAGAAAAAATTCTTTTATCTCTTGGAACTACGCCTAATTTAGATGGATTACAAAAGCTAGATCTTAAAGTAGGACCTAGTGGAATAGAAACAAATGAGAAAATGGAAACTAATATTGATGGAGTATATGCTATTGGAGATATAAATGGAAAATATAGCTTAGCTCATGTTGCTAGTGCAGAAGGAATAGTAGCAGTAGAAAATGCTATGGGTGGTAATGAAATACTTAATTATAATGTAATACCATCTTGTGTATATACTTTTCCAGAACTAGCTTCAGTAGGATTAACTGAAGAAGAGGCAATAGAGAAGGGACTCGATATTGTTGTAAACAAGTTCCCGGTTAATGCTAATGGTAAAGCTATGGCTGAAGGAGATACTATTGGTTTTCTAAAAATTATAGCAAACAAAGAATATGGAGAAGTATTAGGAGTCCATATTATGGCTTCTACCGCTACGGATATGATCTCAGAGGCTGTTATGGTAATGGAGTTAGAAGGAACAGCAGAGGATATTGCTAAGGCAGTTCACCCACATCCTACTTTGTCAGAGATGATGATGGAGAGCGCCCATGGCATATTGGGATATCCTATACATTCACTAAATAAAGGTAAGTAA
- a CDS encoding dihydrolipoamide acetyltransferase family protein, translating to MFKFKFPDIGEGITEGILTKWLVKVGDNIKEGDSLFEVETDKVTTEIPSPASGIIDKLNGEEGEVIYVGNVVVEIVTDNKDESAIDILEEGQTVKSEKVEEENAGVVGALEVSNEIMESSTEGRNTEVKEELKKKVLATPMARKIAHDLNININEILGTGPQGRVMKADIQKEYNVQSNKLKDNENVIVDNKENISVNVKENTIAGHEERIKLTSLRKTIAKNMVKSMYTAPHALCMDEVNVTELVNYREKVKNLFIDDKDVKFTYLPFIIKAAILALKDNPKFNAQLDEENDEYIIKKYYNMGIAVDTEDGLVVPIIKNADKIGMLELMEESIRLSQAARDKKLKLDEIKGSTFTITNFGSLGLSTGMPIINYPEVAILGVGKIEQKPVVIDGEIVIRWILPLALSIDHRVLDGGDAGRFIDSLKTYITNPDRLILY from the coding sequence ATGTTTAAATTTAAGTTCCCAGATATTGGGGAAGGAATAACAGAAGGAATATTAACTAAGTGGTTAGTTAAGGTAGGAGATAATATAAAGGAAGGAGACTCTTTATTCGAGGTCGAAACAGACAAAGTAACTACAGAGATTCCATCTCCCGCTTCAGGTATAATAGATAAACTGAATGGGGAAGAAGGAGAAGTAATATATGTTGGAAATGTAGTGGTAGAGATTGTAACTGATAATAAAGATGAAAGTGCTATAGACATATTAGAAGAAGGGCAAACTGTAAAGTCTGAAAAAGTTGAAGAGGAAAATGCAGGTGTTGTAGGTGCTTTGGAAGTATCAAATGAAATAATGGAAAGTAGTACAGAAGGCAGAAATACAGAGGTTAAGGAAGAACTAAAGAAAAAGGTATTAGCTACACCAATGGCTCGAAAGATAGCCCACGATTTAAATATTAATATTAATGAAATTCTTGGAACAGGTCCACAAGGTAGGGTAATGAAGGCTGATATCCAAAAAGAATATAATGTACAAAGCAACAAATTAAAGGATAATGAAAATGTTATTGTAGATAATAAAGAAAATATAAGTGTTAATGTTAAGGAGAATACAATAGCAGGACATGAAGAAAGAATTAAACTCACTTCCTTAAGAAAAACTATTGCAAAAAATATGGTAAAATCAATGTATACAGCTCCACATGCATTGTGTATGGATGAAGTTAATGTAACAGAGCTTGTAAATTATAGAGAAAAGGTGAAAAATTTATTTATAGATGATAAGGATGTTAAGTTTACCTATTTACCGTTTATTATAAAGGCAGCAATACTTGCATTAAAGGATAATCCAAAATTTAATGCTCAGTTAGATGAAGAAAATGATGAGTATATCATTAAAAAATATTACAACATGGGTATAGCAGTTGATACAGAAGATGGTTTAGTTGTTCCTATAATAAAAAATGCGGATAAAATTGGTATGTTAGAATTGATGGAGGAAAGTATCCGTCTTAGTCAAGCAGCTAGAGATAAAAAACTAAAGCTTGATGAGATCAAAGGAAGTACATTTACAATAACTAATTTTGGCTCATTAGGTCTAAGTACTGGAATGCCGATTATTAACTATCCAGAGGTAGCTATTTTAGGAGTTGGAAAAATTGAGCAAAAACCAGTTGTAATTGATGGTGAGATTGTAATTAGGTGGATATTGCCATTAGCATTATCTATAGATCATAGGGTGCTAGATGGAGGAGATGCAGGAAGGTTCATAGATTCCTTGAAAACATATATAACAAATCCAGATAGACTTATTTTGTATTAA